A region from the Lolium perenne isolate Kyuss_39 chromosome 4, Kyuss_2.0, whole genome shotgun sequence genome encodes:
- the LOC127323266 gene encoding uncharacterized protein: protein MASTAVTAGDDAVGQQQQQQQQRKGSTGGGSGTPPPPPTEQGLRCPRCDSPNTKFCYYNNYSLSQPRHFCKTCRRYWTKGGALRNVPVGGGCRKNKRSRSAASSSARGLSLNLPAAVESIDAASDQHAARMGGAFPGGDFHGVVGMLPGLHQSPAVVSHYVPFGEWPSGGDVNSGHAMNGTGAGNGAMGSSTIASSIESLSFINQDLHWKLQQQRVATMFLGPPSSSSQSHVDGGGHVAAGAQFGGAGTFLQMAGVSGMDTVPAATSWFMDSSYALPSPPPPAAAVGTTSSNINSGRSSGGAGDDNATSNNNNNCGSAIPSWGDISTFAMLP from the coding sequence ATGGCGTCGACGGCAGTCACAGCAGGCGACGACGCGGTgggccagcagcagcagcagcagcagcagcgcaaAGGCAGCACAGGTGGAGGGAGCGggacgccgcctcctccgccaacgGAGCAGGGGCTCCGGTGCCCTCGCTGCGACTCGCCCAACACCAAGTTCTGCTACTACAACAACTACAGCCTGTCGCAGCCTCGGCACTTCTGCAAGACCTGCCGGAGGTACTGGACCAAGGGCGGAGCCCTCCGCAACGTCCCCGTCGGTGGCGGCTGCCGCAAGAACAAGCGCTCACGCTCtgcggcctcctcctccgcccgcggtCTATCGCTCAACCTGCCGGCAGCGGTGGAGAGCATCGACGCGGCCTCCGACCAGCACGCTGCAAGGATGGGCGGCGCCTTTCCTGGCGGCGACTTCCACGGCGTGGTCGGCATGCTGCCGGGGCTCCACCAGTCCCCCGCCGTCGTTAGCCACTACGTGCCGTTTGGGGAATGGCCCTCGGGTGGCGACGTCAACAGCGGCCACGCGATGAACGGAACAGGAGCCGGGAACGGCGCGATGGGCAGCAGCACCATCGCCTCGTCCATTGAGTCGCTGAGCTTCATCAACCAGGACCTCCACTGGAAGCTGCAGCAGCAGCGGGTCGCCACCATGTTCCTCGGCCCGCCTAGCTCCTCTTCCCAGTCCCACGTCGACGGCGGTGGCCACGTAGCAGCAGGCGCGCAATTCGGAGGCGCCGGCACGTTCCTGCAGATGGCGGGGGTATCCGGCATGGATACCGTGCCGGCGGCTACGTCGTGGTTTATGGACAGCTCCTACGCGCTGCCTTCTCCGCCCCCACCTGCTGCCGCCGTCGGCACCACCAGCAGCAACATCAACAGCGGCCGGAGTAGTGGTGGCGCCGGCGACGACAACGCCAcctccaacaacaacaacaactgcgGGAGCGCGATTCCGTCGTGGGGCGATATTTCAACGTTCGCGATGCTACCGTAG